GCCGTGGCGGCGGGCGGTCCCGAAGGCGACCGGTTCGTCCGGGACGCCGGGCTGGCCATGGCGCTCACCATTGCCGATATCGCGCAATCGGCATCGGTACGAGCCCGGCTGATCGCTCGAAGCTAGCGGTCGCGCTCGAGGATCTCGGCCAGCCGGATCGTGTCGCGCAGATAGCGCTCGTAGGGAAAGCCCGCCGCGAGCAGGCCGGTGCGCAGTTCGTCGTAGAGCGGTTTACCGCTCGTGTGGAAGGCGTTGCGGCCTGCTTCGGTGGTGCTGACCAGTCGTCGTCGTCCGTGTTCGGGGTCGGGGGTGATCCGGATCAGCCCGGCTGCTTC
This genomic stretch from Nocardia brasiliensis ATCC 700358 harbors:
- a CDS encoding MarR family winged helix-turn-helix transcriptional regulator, translated to MDDGLGDLLHRVVFLLGEATRRRVDSSGGLSYSQMRLLGTLEENEPMTQHQLAQALSVSDPAISRALRPLEAAGLIRITPDPEHGRRRLVSTTEAGRNAFHTSGKPLYDELRTGLLAAGFPYERYLRDTIRLAEILERDR